The Fulvia fulva chromosome 6, complete sequence genome includes a window with the following:
- a CDS encoding Ecp9-2, with product MNLYPILLACMSTVVKGWRWCDYGVSGNGDCELNGHHTYCCGPPGPNFPVWRDTNVETVGPNAIPECHNNGLRFCAP from the exons ATGAATCTCTATCCCATCCTCTTGGCTTGTATGTCTACGGTCGTTAAAGGATGGCGATGGTGCGATTACGGAGTTTCCGGTAACGGTGATTGCGAGCTGAACGGTCACCATACATACTGT TGCGGGCCGCCAGGCCCCAACTTCCCTGTCTGGCGGGACACGAACGTCGAAACGGTAGGACCGAACGCGATACCGGAGTGTCATAACAACGGGTTAAGGTTCTGTGCGCCGTAA